From a single Papaver somniferum cultivar HN1 unplaced genomic scaffold, ASM357369v1 unplaced-scaffold_133, whole genome shotgun sequence genomic region:
- the LOC113333645 gene encoding uncharacterized protein LOC113333645: MVIHNSTSSTKGNLWLFWNASLSTPQVISMSSQMVTVSIGEVLVSGVHPHVKKSQRKFLWSEMEIISQIQKPWVVLGDFNAIISPEEKFGGKAPDRISMIDFFHCLNECNLIQASSIGQQYTWSNCQQGTKRILCVLDRAVFNSLWLQKYGDWGYKVGLRIVSDHAPLLYGCASIPKPKNVPWKFQKMWIEHPSFLSEVKKVWNENIIGDPSFIFMQKLKKLKKALK, from the coding sequence ATGGTGATTCATAATTCAACCTCATCTACAAAAGGTAATTTATGGTTATTCTGGAATGCTTCTTTATCTACTCCTCAAGTTATTTCAATGTCTAGCCAAATGGTAACTGTCAGTATTGGTGAAGTACTAGTTTCTGGTGTTCATCCTCATGTTAAAAAGAGTCAAAGAAAATTTCTTTGGTCAGAGATGGAAATCATTAGTCAGATACAAAAACCATGGGTTGTCTTAGGTGATTTCAATGCTATAATTTCACCTGAAGAGAAATTTGGTGGTAAAGCTCCTGACAGAATATCAATGATAGATTTTTTTCATTGCCTTAATGAATGCAACTTAATTCAAGCTTCTAGCATAGGTCAGCAATACACTTGGTCCAATTGTCAACAAGGAACAAAAAGAATCCTATGTGTTCTAGATAGAGCTGTTTTCAATTCTTTATGGCTACAGAAGTATGGTGATTGGGGATATAAGGTTGGATTGAGGATAGTTTCTGATCATGCTCCTTTATTATATGGTTGTGCAAGCATACCCAAACCAAAGAATGTTCCCTGGAAATTTCAGAAAATGTGGATTGAACATCCATCATTCTTAAGTGAAGTGAAGAAAGTATGGAATGAGAATATTATTGGAGATCCATCTTTTATTTTCATGCAAAAGCTAAAAAAGTTAAAGAAAGCTCTTAAGTGA